From the genome of Candidatus Parvarchaeota archaeon, one region includes:
- the hisB gene encoding imidazoleglycerol-phosphate dehydratase HisB encodes MGKRIGKIVRKTKETDISLEIDIDGSGESEVSTGIGFFDHMLCAFAKHGLFDLKVKAKGDLEIDQHHLVEDVGIVLGRAVEQALGDKKGIGRAGSFAFPMDETLSVVSVDFGGRAYLNFDAKFEREFIGQLQSDLVKEFFAGFVQGAKCNLHIRLLYGGNDHHKCEGIFKGFAKALSQACSINPRVAGKLPSTKGSIEK; translated from the coding sequence ATGGGCAAGAGAATCGGAAAAATTGTGCGAAAGACAAAGGAAACTGACATTAGCTTGGAAATTGACATTGATGGCTCAGGAGAATCCGAAGTTTCAACAGGGATTGGATTTTTTGACCACATGCTTTGCGCATTTGCAAAACACGGCCTGTTTGACCTGAAAGTTAAAGCAAAGGGGGACTTGGAAATTGACCAGCACCACCTTGTGGAGGATGTTGGGATAGTGCTAGGGCGGGCGGTGGAGCAGGCCCTTGGAGACAAAAAAGGAATTGGAAGGGCAGGCAGCTTTGCATTTCCGATGGACGAGACGCTCTCGGTTGTGTCAGTTGACTTTGGCGGCAGGGCATACCTGAACTTTGACGCCAAATTTGAGCGCGAGTTTATTGGGCAGCTGCAGTCCGACCTTGTAAAGGAGTTTTTCGCCGGCTTTGTGCAGGGGGCCAAGTGCAATTTGCACATCAGGCTTCTGTACGGCGGCAACGACCACCACAAGTGCGAGGGCATTTTCAAGGGGTTTGCAAAGGCGCTTTCGCAAGCCTGCTCCATAAACCCCAGAGTGGCAGGCAAATTGCCCTCAACAAAAGGAAGCATTGAGAAATAA